The sequence TTGTAACCCCCGGTTGAGAGAACTGAGTATTGGAAACATACAATATCTCGTCATCCGCAATCAAGATCGTAGTCAAACTCGCGTCATAGGAAGAAGGAATAAAAAGTAAAGTCCCCAGCTTCTGCCCAGTGCTTGGATTAAATACTTGTAATGTTTTATTAAAAGAAGCATCCAGAACGCTCGCGTAACCCAATTGCTCGTCTTTGATCTGCACTCCCAATATATCCCCACCGGCAGCGGCTTCCGAAAATAAAAAGCCGGAGCGAAAAGTCCGGGTAGAAAGTCTAAATGCCACAACCCCTCCGTCAATCTGGCTTAAAAAACCCATTCTATTCGCTGCCGCAAAAATTATATGGGTTTCTCCGAAAAGTTCCAATATCTGAGGTTTGCCCACTGGATTCGGAGAAGGGAATGTATAAACGGAAATGATAGAATCGGTTACCGTATCTATTTCTAAAAGAAGAGATCCCCAGGGACCGGGCGGAAAATATCCGGTCGGATCATTTCGATCCAATCTTTGTAATACTACAAAAAGACTCGTGCCTACGATCTGCATTCCTGACATCTCGGGAAGATTATCAG is a genomic window of Leptospira dzoumogneensis containing:
- a CDS encoding YncE family protein — its product is MKFLSRIFLSGSLIFFSFCGDIERPPLYTLFLTPNLPNNIGVVTTDFAGGGRFKVVNPELLLSYPGLTPIHSDAIARFGNDKVYILNRLNRDSIQVLDPNFGFQTVSEWSMGSGTNPADIAIVGQNKAYISLYGSRILRIIHPLTGASLGQIDLGGYSEPSAVPDNLPEMSGMQIVGTSLFVVLQRLDRNDPTGYFPPGPWGSLLLEIDTVTDSIISVYTFPSPNPVGKPQILELFGETHIIFAAANRMGFLSQIDGGVVAFRLSTRTFRSGFLFSEAAAGGDILGVQIKDEQLGYASVLDASFNKTLQVFNPSTGQKLGTLLFIPSSYDASLTTILIADDEILYVSNTQFSQPGVTMFDTRDNRLLTPAPISVDLQPFDLIQLKE